Below is a genomic region from Gadus morhua unplaced genomic scaffold, gadMor3.0, whole genome shotgun sequence.
GGTTTTGGTATTGGTATTATACCTCTTTCTATCCATTTTCATTTTTGATTGTATTCTTTGATTCTCAGCACGCTTGTAACTCTCAGAATAAAAGTGTCTGCGaattaacaaaaatataaacTCTTGTATGCAAGTATTTTAGGTAATTGAAGTCCGATTTCCCTCCAGCGATCGGTACCGTCTTATTAACCGTCATGCTTCGTCTTCCCCAGCAATCTGACCTCGCCTCCATCCAGCTCACCGGGACGGAGGCCTGGGAGGTGTTGACCCCCACCACCAAGGAAGAATCCGGAATGATCCAGATCCAGAACCAGGGCATCCTCACGTCCAACGGCCAGTACGTGGTCCCCCTGCACAACCTCCAGGGCCAACACATCTTCGTTACGTCGGGAGCGGACGGCTCCCCCGCCAACACAGTGCCTAACATCCAGTACCAAGTCATTCCTCAGCTCCAGACGGCCGACGGCCAGCTCAGCTTCTCCTCGGCCGGCGTGGACGGAGCCACGCTGGGTCAGGACTCGGCGGGGCAGATCCAGATCTTGCCCGACGGCAGCCAGGGCATCAGCGTCTCGGCGGCCGACATGCTGGCCACCACCCAGAGCCTGGTGTCGCAGGCGGGCCACCTCGGGCAGCTGCAGGGGGTGACCATCGACGGCTCCGCCTTCGGCCACCAGGGCCAGGTGGTCACCAACGTGCCTATGGGTCTGCCGGGGAACATCACCCTGGTGCCCCTCAACTCCCTGGAGCTGGACTCCCTGGGGCTGTCCTGCGCCCAGACCATCGCCACGGGGATGACGGCGGACGGGCAGCTGATCCTGGCCAGCCAGCCCGGGGACGGCTCGGAGGGCGGGGCCCGCCCCGGCGAGCAGCTCACACAAACTCTGACTGTCGGCGACCTGAACGCCGCTCAGGAGATGTACGTGCCGGTGTCGTCGGCGGCGGCGCAGCCCGGCTCGACGGACGGGTCGGTGCTGATGACGCAGAGCACGGCGCTGTCATCCATGACCGTGGGGGGGCAGGCGGACTCCGGCCTCCACGAAGTCTTCATCCAGCAGAACCAAGCGCAGACCCTCAACACGTCCACGGCCCAGCCAGTCCTCCAGCTCCAGCAAGTGCCAGCCCAGTCGAGCAACGGGCAGCAGGTGATGCAGTCGGTGGCGGGCGACCAGAACCTGCAGCTCATCAACCCGGGGACCTTCATCATCCAGGCCCAGACGGTGTCGGCCTCCGGGCAGATCCAGTGGCAGACCTTTCAGGTGCAGGGCGTCCAGAACCTGCAGAACCTGGGGCTGCCCACCTCGCAGCCCCAGCAGATCACCCTGGCCCCGATGCAGACCCTGTCCCTGGCCGGCGGCCAGGTGCCCAACCTGCAGACGGTGACGGTCAACTCCATCGTGCAGCAGGAGGGCCACAGCCCCGGAGGTACggcctctcttcttcttctgctcctcgaGGTGTTGGTCTGGCTCTTTAAAATAGTACTACACAATGTGGAGAgacttatcctagctgtcttggttgtttacagggaatgggttaacctattgttagtgcttggtacttactgtaccgacagcgatatattgtttcttcttcttctgacaaatgtattttattgtaagtcgctttggataaaagcgtctgctaaaggccTTGCATGTGTTTTTGAAGGCTGAAGTGTCTCTTGGCTTCAGTGTGTTCGGTCGGTTGTGTTGCTGCGTTGTCATCttttagttattattataactacTAGGGTAGTTATAACTACTGCAGTGTTTCTATCAAAGCATTTGTTTTACTTCTTGACAATATTCTGTCTATTGTCACACAGAAGCAGAAGCTCAAGGTTTACAGTGTTTTACACACATTCAAGCTTGTTCAAACTTCACTGCGATTCAAAATGTTCGCCTATATATTTGTAAGCAAGTAACGTGTCGGTATTCATTTAAACTTTGAGGTGGAAGCCAGTGTCTGTCCGAACAGCTCTGACGCTGTCGTCCCCGATGATACGAACCTACCGGGGCTCTCTCCTAGGGCGGCtggattatggaaaaaatcctaatcacgattattcaaacgattatttgtgattgtgagtttgaaaacatgatgtactTATTCAGCCTGACcctcccaaaaaacactttgtaactgagaacttaaaAAAGTACACAAAATGCTCAAAAAGAACATGTTCAAAtccaaaataatgtacagatatgtatcatgtattcatttattaaaataaaaattaaaacgAAAAACTCGatttatattagttttgtgatcgctcaacgctaaaatcgaaatcgcgatcaaaattggACTAATCGCCCAGCCCTCTCCTCTGCGCTTTCTCTCCAGCATCCCGTTGTTTTCTTGGAGCCCATTAGACCGCCGGGAGGTAGAACCGTCCTGTCTCCCCAGTCAGCGGGAAACAATCCTTAGGATCGCTTCCACAACCATTTCTTctccaggagtaaaaacaatgGGCTAATGGCCAATTTGAATACATCACACATGCTTAGGGAAGAGCAGCGACGTGGTTCCAGAAAGTGATTGGACACATGTTCCTTGTTGAGTCGTCGCCTgaataacaaataaacaaaaggaaCGTATTCGGCGCGCCTGTCGGAAGACGCCGGAAATTGAAACGCAAAGATGGCAATTAGGGAGAAGTGGTTTTGTTTGAAATGAGAGGTAAAGAGACGCCGGGTTACACGTTTTGTGTCGTTTGCTTTTTACATTTCAAAGTGTGCAAACAATTAAAGCCCTCGCAGGCCTATATTTAATTAacctttttttcattaaatcgAGATTGGAGtccgatttctttttaaacgGCTTTTAACCATAAACGCAACTATATTCCAAAACTGAATGCTATACATGGATATCATATAAATAATTACATTATGAACATGTGTATCTAAAGTTGATATCTCTGTTAGGACTATTGCTAGATAATAGGACAAGGACAATATGAAATAACCTGATGATTCTCTGTCATGTTATCTGATAAGAGGCCTGCATCATTGAAAGCCATTCACATGATCTAATGGCAGCTACTCATCCCAGCACGAGTTTTGTGAGCTATTCCCCATGTTATTATCACATCCATTACTGTATTGATGTCTGgatcgatccccccccccccccccccttccaccagaCATCCATATAAAAGAAGAGCCCGACTCTGAGGACTGGCAGCTGGGGACGGACTCCACGCTGAACACCAGCGACCTGTCCCACCTCCACGTCCGGCTGGTGGACGAGGACGACCCGCTGGGCCAGGAGGGCAAGAGGCTGCGCAGGGTGGCCTGCACCTGCCCCAACTGTAAAGAGTCGGGCGGCAGGTGAGCCAGCCTGCCTGGGATGTGGACTATGCTACGTGTTTGCATTGCAGCAGGGTGTGGGTCTGACGGGGATGTTAGCGATGATGGCGTGTTTGAAGGGGCAGAGGAGTTAGCCTGGCTGGGATGTTAGCGATGATGGCGTGTTTGAAGGGGCAGAGGAGTTAGCCTGGCTGGGATGTTAGCTATGATGGCGTGTTTGAAGGGGCAGAGGAGTTAGCCTGGCTGGGATGTTAGCTCTGACGGCGTGTTTGAAGGGGCAGAGGAGTTAGCCTGGCTGGGACGTTAGCTCTGACGGCGTGTTTGAAGGGGCAGAGGAGTTAGCCTGGCTGGGATGTTAGCTATGATGGCGTGTTTGAAGGGGCCGAGGAGTTAGCCTGGCTGGGAGGTTAGCTATGACGGCGTGTTTGAAGGGGCAGAGGAGTTAGCCTGGCTGGGATGTTAGCTCTGATGGCGTGTTTGAAGGGGCAGAGGAGTTAGCCTGGCTGGGATGTTAGCTATGACGGCGTGTTTGAAGGGGCAGAGGAGTTAGCCTGGCTGGGATGTTAGCTATGACGGCGTGTTTGAAGGGGCAGAGGAGTTAGCCTGGCTGGGATGTTAGCTCTGACGGCGTGTTTGAAGGGGCAGAGGAGTTAGCCTGGCTGGGATGTTAGCTATGATGGCGTGTTTGAAGGGGCAGAGGAGTTAGCCTGGCTGGGATGTTAGCTCTGATGGCGTGTTTGAAGGGGCAGAGGAGTTAGCCTGGCTGGGATGTTAGCTCTGACGGCGTGTTTGAAGGGGCAGAGGAGTTAGCCTGGCTGGGATGTTAGCTCTGACGGCGTGTTTGAAGGGGCAGAGGAGTTAGCCTGGCTGGGATGTTAGCGATGATGGCGTGTTTGAAGGGGCAGAGGAGTTAGCCTGGCTGGGATGTTAGCTATGATGGCGTGTTTGAAGGGGCAGAGGAGTTAGCCTGGCTGGGATGTTAGCGATGATGGCGTGTTTGAAGGGGCAGAGGAGTTAGCCTGGCTGGGAGGTTAGCTCTGATGGCGTGTTTGAAGGGGTAGAGGAGTTAGCCTGGCTGGGATGTTAGCTATGATGGCGTGTTTGAAGGGGCAGAGGAGTTAGCCTGGCTGGGAGGTTAGCTATGACGGCGTGTTTGAAGGGGCAGAGGAGTTAGCCTGGCTGGGATGTTAGCTATGACGGCGTGTTTGAAGGGGCAGAGGAGTTAGCCTGGCTGGGATGTTAGCTCTGATGGCGTGTTTGAAGGGGCAGAGGAGTTAGCCTGGCTGGGATGTTAGCTATGATGGCGTGTTTGAAGGGGCAGAGGAGTTAGCCTGGCTGGGATGTTAGCTCTGATGGCG
It encodes:
- the sp3a gene encoding transcription factor Sp3a, producing MTAPEQPVKPEEMADADSGHGDFLQQDHGRGDQDAQPSPLDMLATTCSKVGSPSSEVEKDVQSDLASIQLTGTEAWEVLTPTTKEESGMIQIQNQGILTSNGQYVVPLHNLQGQHIFVTSGADGSPANTVPNIQYQVIPQLQTADGQLSFSSAGVDGATLGQDSAGQIQILPDGSQGISVSAADMLATTQSLVSQAGHLGQLQGVTIDGSAFGHQGQVVTNVPMGLPGNITLVPLNSLELDSLGLSCAQTIATGMTADGQLILASQPGDGSEGGARPGEQLTQTLTVGDLNAAQEMYVPVSSAAAQPGSTDGSVLMTQSTALSSMTVGGQADSGLHEVFIQQNQAQTLNTSTAQPVLQLQQVPAQSSNGQQVMQSVAGDQNLQLINPGTFIIQAQTVSASGQIQWQTFQVQGVQNLQNLGLPTSQPQQITLAPMQTLSLAGGQVPNLQTVTVNSIVQQEGHSPGDIHIKEEPDSEDWQLGTDSTLNTSDLSHLHVRLVDEDDPLGQEGKRLRRVACTCPNCKESGGRGSNMGKKKQHICHIAGCEKVYGKTSHLRAHLRWHSGERPFVCSWMFCGKRFTRSDELQRHRRTHTGEKKFVCSECSKRFMRSDHLAKHIKTHQNKKGGVASGGGVASLESAGSSDGSIIATTAGGTTLILTNIQQGSSHAQDLLANAEMPLQLVSVATAGDAME